From a region of the Penaeus vannamei isolate JL-2024 chromosome 2, ASM4276789v1, whole genome shotgun sequence genome:
- the LOC113814469 gene encoding uncharacterized protein, with the protein MRRLVLGLLAFVLGASVVAADIKMDVNITEKLSHFSEFRFPGNNHEGSWLKARGYIENQFKFYGLTVEKQTFNATVSTIVDGEKTVEGVNIIGLAPAISNKPGAVVVVGANYDSNTRDDPGPLFNNGAGIAALLETARLFMHNVKWSGAFKQNFTTIFVAFDLNTKEHDSGTSKPGGWYFVNEWLWDYLNKTDTNFGGAFVVDSIMNFNQEPNSQDSSENFRMMFPETFNSMAKDNMRGNFIGVVTQPDDKSKQLKDQFVGNYRKDRRRRPFRLEDMTLPTKLHQNQIISELTTQETVEFWSFQVNGTAMPLPAVLISDTEKLREMPESPCGSKVCPAKAWLTEEREEFLVATVKGLTGTLLRRQATRLPDIVDNGSEAASLPSLFTTIFLLLIGRFYQ; encoded by the exons ATGAGAAGACTCGTCTTAGGACTGTTGGCGTTCGTCTTGG GCGCAAGTGTGGTGGCCGCAGATATTAAAATGGACGTGAACATTACCGAGAAACTGAGCCACTTCTCAGAGTTTCGCTTCCCGGGCAACAACCATGAAGGCAGCTGGCTTAAAGCACGAGGCTACATCGAAAACCAGTTTAAGTTCTATGGACTGACAGTGGAGAAGCAGACCTTCAATGCGACAGTCAGCACGATCGTAGATGGAGAAAAGACT GTTGAAGGCGTCAATATCATCGGGCTGGCACCGGCCATCAGCAACAAGCCCGGCGCCGTCGTGGTCGTGGGAGCCAACTACGACTCGAACACACGCGATGACCCCGGACCCCTCTTCAACAACGGCGCCGGCATTGCAGCGCTCCTTGAGACGGCGAGGCTCTTCATGCACAACGTCAAATGGTCAGGCGCCTTCAAGCAAAATTTCACCACCATCTTCGTCGCCTTCGATCTCAACACGAAGGAACACGAT AGTGGCACTAGCAAACCTGGAGGCTGGTACTTCGTGAACGAATGGCTGTGGGACTACCTGAACAAAACAGACACCAACTTCGGAGGTGCCTTCGTCGTCGACTCCATCATGAACTTCAACCAGGAACCCAATTCTCAGGACAGCTCCGAGAACTTCCGCATG ATGTTCCCGGAGACGTTCAACAGCATGGCCAAGGACAACATGAGAGGCAACTTCATCGGCGTCGTCACACAGCCCGACGACAAGTCCAAGCAACTGAAGGACCAGTTTGTGGGTAACTATCGCAAG GATCGCAGGAGGAGGCCCTTCCGCCTTGAGGACATGACGCTCCCTACCAAACTCCATCAGAACCAGATCATCTCCGAACTGACCACCCAGGAGACCGTTGAATTCTGGTCATTCCAGGTCAACGGAACAGCTATGCCCCTTCCGGCTGTTCTGATTAGTGACACAG AGAAACTTCGAGAGATGCCTGAGAGTCCTTGCGGATCTAAAGTCTGCCCTGCTAAGGCCTGGTTGACGGAAGAACGGGAGGAGTTCCTCGTCGCCACCGTCAAGGGACTCACTGGTACCCTTCTGCGCCGTCAGGCTACGCGTTTGCCTG ATATAGTTGACAACGGTAGCGAGGCTGCATCACTTCCATCGCTTTTCACCACCATCTTTCTTCTGCTGATTGGGCGCTTTTACCAATAA
- the LOC113814470 gene encoding uncharacterized protein codes for MGRGNLWKVVLLLGFAASSLAQKTQLQAHLEHLDGVRNPMAPSDEPRLEARRYIKEKFRELGLQVYGHTFRTVLKPLYDELTVSGENIIGVAAGAEGSPVMVVGADYDTPLQSLPLEDNGAGVAALLEVARHYMHETGAEGSFERLNTVIFVAFDLNVKAYGNNHPGKPGSYNFLHQFLWPYINETSNNFAGAIILDSISKFNTKSNSQYVVQEFSDAFPKASSAIANSHNTGDFLAMFTREDSRSIGLANKFTANYEKDRKAQMFRLQSMPVRDGLSFVGVLEMFNHQSHYPFWSFRPSEKLVPLPALLLTDTDVYRMSQDVCDRPCTPAAFLTRGREAFITKTIEAVTNTLLNLQTERLPVTSASGGLGVTTPLFLIACVTVISGIIR; via the exons GCTTCGCAGCTTCTTCCCTGGCGCAGAAGACGCAACTGCAAGCGCACCTGGAGCACCTCGACGGCGTGAGGAACCCCATGGCACCGTCCGACGAACCGCGCTTGGAGGCCCGACGCTATATCAAGGAAAAATTCCGCGAACTCGGCCTCCAGGTTTACGGCCACACCTTCAGAACCGTCCTCAAACCCCTGTACGATGAACTTACG GTGTCTGGTGAGAACATCATAGGCGTCGCGGCGGGAGCAGAGGGCAGTCCTGTCATGGTGGTCGGAGCAGACTACGACACGCCCCTGCAAAGCTTGCCCCTGGAGGACAACGGCGCGGGCGTGGCTGCTCTCCTGGAGGTGGCGAGACACTACATGCACGAGACGGGCGCGGAGGGGTCGTTCGAGCGACTGAACACCGTCATTTTCGTCGCTTTCGACCTGAACGTCAAAGCCTAT GGCAACAACCACCCTGGTAAGCCCGGGTCATACAATTTCCTCCATCAGTTTTTGTGGCCTTACATCAACGAGACGTCTAACAACTTCGCTGGTGCTATTATTCTCGACTCCATCAGCAAGTTTAACACCAAGAGCAACTCTCAGTACGTTGTACAGGAGTTCAGTGAT GCGTTCCCGAAAGCATCCTCGGCCATCGCTAATTCACACAACACGGGAGATTTCCTGGCCATGTTCACCAGGGAGGACTCGCGCAGCATCGGTTTGGCCAACAAGTTCACGGCCAACTACGAAAAG GATCGCAAGGCCCAAATGTTCAGGCTGCAGTCCATGCCAGTGAGGGACGGGCTTTCCTTCGTCGGCGTCCTCGAGATGTTCAACCACCAGTCGCACTACCCCTTCTGGTCCTTCAGGCCCTCAGAGAAGCTCGTGCCCCTGCCTGCGCTGCTGCTCACTGACACAG ACGTGTACCGCATGTCCCAGGACGTCTGCGACAGGCCTTGCACCCCGGCCGCTTTCCTCACAAGGGGACGCGAAGCTTTCATCACCAAGACCATTGAAGCAGTCACCAATACCTTGCTCAACCTTCAGACTGAAA gACTGCCTGTTACATCTGCCAGTGGGGGACTGGGAGTGACAACCCCCCTTTTCCTTATCGCTTGTGTTACTGTTATCAGCGGGATTATACGTTAA